A genomic stretch from Seriola aureovittata isolate HTS-2021-v1 ecotype China chromosome 13, ASM2101889v1, whole genome shotgun sequence includes:
- the alms1 gene encoding platelet binding protein GspB isoform X3 — MPPHCRVVASPQLPADEDGIQSVGQSSINQLGPQSHRSASRDQRQSKLSRNDSELQQLERHSLEMLSVSSEFQDSNLSPALLLLPVNAGMEHNFTEYSLFQQSDNEFAPLRAYPDISMATDRFHFPLQDATTQASECGSLSQHPLAQATILSEEGASRCSLSQHSLSPGDEGRREEIVHSRLIATTDRQDGPSRDDASSKEKVSVTLTNTLDKLVGKAVEDETFFLNKDIPAQQLLEILQKDVGMPSSSSSAVSSASETSVKSIASFSKNSKSSKVCKPGIDQSMVRREGPPGEASLPQQQTKQPDRVTNPDQSRTLSSEVCNITVGSRSTQPDNSSEVLHRELLSEVERRSSHEAESKNQQWKGPSPGQCLTPYPTETSESKPSVTRTNLGGMPWTGPFSAGVERVQREQDLWSSGNQTGIDGSYLGFLPQSQSTPGVFKAPSKSNVKATFGQLSAIESSKENSYQSSTGIPSHPAVPEADVHCPDTANQCQEEHTSAKVQSLPSLNYLQKVDAWRANQSSGKTSLFDSLALQGFSGISPKKKAYDAVSDTLNRILSQQARNLQQPPVSSASNQNVIQSSSTAPSGSSSQRRGEAVGSAPSDKDNTGSAARPSASPFGRSQSHSSLSTVVMSVQKDQQTRPAEKEKSQTQDDVHHQPSTTAQPLPLISLGQFSDVSVDRDFTLSSSQDSYNSGIKLGASIGASSVTSLEVDNYAPYWTSKLSTPPPLPRPRELNIEERIPLYLHNLGIDQSPSTILTPFAPRGPIREPEFSPTDLFTIKGSIGTSTKSTQPSEGGSPHKGEFSRSSILSVDSTGSIPFSLDSLAPAVSIPEHTKRASPSTSSDTEAIQSKYRRAQSSQPDQDFLSSRLQPSQQQQKDSGIAVSQNAVQLGERFDSDLLLATKVRCGERDLESSLQMNRRLEQSAKDPFVNSKALGEIRKLLSQVEKVVSPGSSAASSASPAAPRLLSDDDIFLSLRKNTSRLQESSFSSFSATDPRTHSSLLWARSSSDSMLTSEKPRQSSIGRENLTSSWQPDYPSTQSLTTAPAAGTYKRLQDSAVSRGAGSSLVLSKSARRAEPEGCSAAPPDNKVPTQPAVIKPLPAVSTQQLTSTPTETAGVPEEEEKTSFGGPVQSSSSSPSLEDTDQGVMSDGSSDSSLAVRVAKLLQSESPATMVSSTPSITDQEENKAREWIKMKISGQQCEPLELDQEDRKRIEEIKRELLLKYPMKSQLSTDTESSAASSVRVPRGQDPPQPAETFTAHSDANNQLSQPVQGLSTNLSDSRLLLQSSLHPDLEAQVLEIAAREGVTLPRTNPRALTSITIATRKRSTSPSPSTSPAPPISPAPEPLHLTELSTGTVERPQAKRPAAQNEEDKTTREPESVFEPKSSLYTRKQSLNTQLMSGNQKRQDAVGCQFEEPPPPSQGLNREDVNAKEDNTPSFRRDDKLSIQDSSVSGSHGAEQTASSSTSGSPVRTGHVSHVHLTLSPKATDHNLAIAVHSSHADAVAGMPRREFVPLRHSPSAASSPDEGVGLSSPPEWYETPEPKRQQGHERVGASSLFKAAVPPGRKASTSKKTFTPCYRAEASQRPLTTESPAVPVLLPYKPRGSKELFYVPQAEADVSSTGPSDTTMESSHTGSDDAVPPRFSSEVLGHQDPGLDRGVTIRHTEGIYSKRLKTATFKMQAPGHRGASVIADKSSQTSLSQTPKTSSQVSLAFTRVPLSSNQESSKRDRGTSPLQFLHYNQPEPSRDRFQPVHEEVDEDDASHHLDQSPDPQQGGERDQQRRDPDVPHPASQQSNSSLDELWQKFCDRWTIEESRSTREASLLERLERLSRLIQNTRGTDMSESQDEEYHDPYSTKPRRGRRGEDATREEKRRDVREGKKSLHAEAGEWKVRGSRKFDEEPPAARQAWTQRTPEPLDQDSRTSSLSHSSSQSQHLCPADRDESETLSTLSGSMSTVDTARLIRVFGAHRVQHLKTSSSLSKLYDTINKQKDGREQRRGRNKESLSIITPSETIGTDEASVAADSASSTSTSSLPLHRGPTKTLAAKKAVKLVSKGIQTGDLEIVSNGTRRHTRDVGTTFPSPRETRASRQISSSSTGVERGRGGRRSPSKIQSSEKQRKSKRSPSKPYPEGVSWFISADDVRSEARKENQQEEEESTWRPSTAWFEPYSRTHPWREPLRQRQSNFIHRAEPDPDLRTKTMSSGLSRVSLQEALEMRRPEFISRSTQRVKRLALQVEERKLQAVFTRERHDLFNQHGGPGRLLRPAGTALLRRAVPRKEMIQRSKLIYEKLPEVQRRREEERRKTEYRSYRLNAQLYNKRITNRVLGRQTAWQ, encoded by the exons AGGGTGGTGGCGTCTCCTCAGTTGCCAGCAGATGAAGATGGCATTCAGTCTGTTGGACAGTCATCCATAAACCAACTGGGACCTCAAAGTCATCGCAGTGCAAGTCGGGACCAGAGGCAGTCCAAGCTGTCAAGAAATGACTCGGAGCTACAACAGCTGGAGAGACACTCTTTGGAGATGC TTTCTGTATCATCAGAATTTCAGGACAGTAACTTGTCTCCGGCCCTTTTGCTGTTGCCTGTAAACGCTGGAATGGAACACAACTTCACTGAATATTCTTTATTCCAACAAAGTGACAATGAGTTTGCCCCTTTAAG GGCATACCCAGacatttccatggcaacagacagGTTTCACTTTCCACTCCAGGATGCTACTACTCAGGCGTCTGAGTGTGGCTCACTGTCCCAGCACCCTTTGGCTCAGGCAACTATCCTTTCTGAAGAAGGAGCAAGCCGCTGCTCTCTGTCCCAGCACAGTTTGTCACCAGGGGATGAAGGCAGACGAGAGGAAATAGTTCATTCCCGACTGATTGCCACCACTGACAGACAGGATGGACCATCCAGAGATGATGCAAGTAGCAAAGAGAAGGTCTCGGTGACACTTACTAACACTCTAGACAAGCTAGTAGGAAAGGCTGTAGAAGATGAGACCTTCTTTCTGAATAAGGATATTCCTGCCCAGCAGCTTCTGGAGATCCTTCAGAAAGATGTTGGGATGcctagcagcagtagtagtgcTGTTTCCTCTGCTTCTGAGACATCTGTGAAGAGCATCGCATCTTTTTCCAAAAACTCTAAAAGTAGCAAAGTCTGCAAACCAGGCATTGACCAAAGCATGGTTAGAAGAGAAGGTCCTCCAGGTGAAGCTTCTCTtccacaacaacagacaaaacaacctGACAGAGTTACAAACCCTGACCAATCAAGAACACTGTCATCTGAGGTCTGTAATATCACTGTGGGTTCCCGCAGCACTCAGCCTGATAACAGTAGTGAAGTGTTACACAGAGAGCTATTGTCTGAGGTAGAGAGGCGCAGCAGCCATGAAGCTGAATCTAAAAACCAACAGTGGAAAGGTCCTTCACCTGGTCAGTGTCTCACTCCATATCCCACGGAAACATCTGAAAGCAAGCCAAGTGTAACTCGAACAAATCTGGGTGGCATGCCATGGACAGGGCCGTTTTCAGCAGGGGTTGAACGGGTTCAGAGAGAGCAAGATCTTTGGTCCTCAGGTAACCAAACAGGGATTGATGGGTCCTACCTAGGTTTCCTTCCACAGTCTCAGTCCACGCCAGGGGTTTTTAAGGCCCCGTCCAAATCCAATGTCAAGGCTACATTTGGGCAACTTTCTGCCATAGAGTCCAGTAAAGAGAACTCCTATCAGTCAAGCACAGGGATCCCCTCACATCCAGCTGTTCCTGAGGCTGACGTCCATTGCCCAGACACAGCAAATCAGTGCCAAGAGGAACATACCTCTGCAAAAGTCCAGTCTCTTCCAAGTCTCAACTATCTGCAGAAAGTCGACGCTTGGAGGGCAAATCAGAGTTCTGGCAAAACGTCACTGTTTGATAGCCTGGCGTTGCAGGGATTTTCTGGTATCTCTCCCAAAAAGAAAGCTTATGATGCAGTATCTGACACCCTGAATCGCATCCTGAGTCAGCAGGCAAGGAATTTACAACAGCCTCCTGTTTCAAGTGCCTCCAATCAGAATGTCATACAGAGCTCCTCTACGGCTCCTTCTGGCTCCTCTTCCCAAAGAAGAGGGGAGGCAGTGGGCAGTGCGCCTAGTGACAAAGATAACACTGGGTCTGCAGCAAGACCCTCTGCCTCACCCTTTGGCAGGTCGCAGTCCCACTCCTCTCTTAGCACAGTTGTCATGTCGGTGCAGAAAGATCAGCAGACGAGACctgcagaaaaagagaagagtcAGACTCAGGATGATGTCCATCATCAGCCGAGTACCACAGCTCAACCCTTACCTCTCATAAGCCTTGGTCAGTTCAGTGATGTGTCAGTTGATAGAGACTTTACTCTTTCAAGTTCCCAAGATAGTTACAACAGTGGAATTAAATTGGGAGCTTCCATTGGAGCCTCTTCAGTCACCAGCCTTGAGGTTGATAATTATGCCCCATACTGGACTTCAAAACTGTCAACACCACCACCCCTGCCCAGACCGCGAGAGCTCAACATTGAAGAACGAATTCCG ttGTATCTCCATAATCTGGGTATTGACCAGTCTCCTTCAACAATCTTGACTCCATTTGCGCCCAGAGGGCCAATCAGAGAACCTGAATTCTCTCCTACTGATCTCTTTACAATTAAAGGATCCATTGGAACCTCAACCAAGAGCACTCAACCATCTGAAG GTGGCAGTCCTCATAAAGGAGAGTTTTCCAGGTCCAGTATTCTGTCAGTGGACTCCACTGGATCCATACCGTTTAGCCTGGACAGTCTTGCTCCGGCTGTATCCATCCCAGAGCACACCAAGCGGGCTTCTCCTTCTACTTCATCAGATACAGAAGCTATTCAGAGTAAATACAGACGGGCACAGTCCTCCCAGCCTGATCAAgacttcctctcctccagacTGCAACccagccagcagcagcaaaagGACAGTGGTATAGCCGTCAGCCAGAATGCTGTCCAGCTTGGAGAGAGGTTTGACTCTGACCTCTTGTTAGCTACTAAGGTGAGATGCGGGGAAAGAGACTTGGAGTCATCCTTGCAAATGAACCGTCGTTTGGAGCAAAGTGCAAAAGATCCTTTTGTTAACTCTAAGGCCTTGGGGGAGATCCGTAAACTACTCTCTCAGGTGGAGAAAGTGGTGTCTCCTGGGTCGTCCgcagcttcctctgcctcccctGCAGCGCCCCGCCTGCTGTCTGATGATGACATTTTCCTGTCATTGAGGAAGAACACCAGCAGACTCCAGGAGtcctcattctcctccttctctgcaACAGACCCCAGAACTCATTCCTCCTTGCTGTGGGCCAGGTCCTCGTCCGATTCCATGTTAACCTCAGAGAAACCAAGGCAAAGCTCTATAGGTCGAGAGAATCTGACCTCATCATGGCAACCTGATTATCCATCCACACAGTCTCTAACCACTGCACCTGCTGCAGGAACTTACAAAAGGCTACAAGACAGTGCTGTGAGTAGAGGTGCAGGGTCATCTCTTGTCCTTTCCAAATCAGCCCGGCGGGCTGAGCCTGAGGGCTGCAGCGCTGCACCTCCAGACAACAAAGTCCCAACGCAGCCAGCAGTCATCAAGCCTCTGCCAGCTGTGAGTACACAACAGCTCACCTCAACACCTACAGAGACAGCGGGTGtcccagaggaggaagaaaagacttCTTTTGGAGGTCCTGTACAGAGCAGTTCCTCATCACCCTCCCTGGAGGACACCGATCAGGGAGTGATGAGTGATGGAAGCAGTGACAGTTCACTGGCAGTCAGAGTGGCCAAGTTACTCCAGAGTGAATCTCCAGCCACTATGGTGTCCAGTACACCAAGCATCACTGACCAAGAGGAGAACAAAGCAAGAG AGTGGATTAAGATGAAGATATCTGGACAGCAGTGTGAACCTCTGGAGTTGGACCAAGAAGACAGAAAGCGAATTGAAGAGATCAAGAGAGAGCTGCTGTTAAAATACCCGATGAAG AGCCAGTTGAGCACAGATACAGAGAGCAGTGCAGCATCCAGTGTGAGAGTCCCGAGGGGGCAGGACCCACCTCAGCCTGCAGAGACATTCACCGCCCACAGTGATGCGAACAACCAGCTGTCACAGCCGGTGCAAGGCCTCAGCACAAACCTCTCAGATTCCCGTCTGCTGCTTCAAAGCTCTCTTCACCCAGATCTAGAAGCTCAAGTGCTGGAGATAGCTGCCAGAGAAGGAGTAACCCTCCCTAGAACAAACCCTCGGGCCCTCACATCCATCACCATCGCCACCCGCAAGCGCTCCACCTCACCCTCTCCTTCCACGTCGCCTGCTCCTCCCATCAGCCCAGCCCCAGAGCCTCTCCACCTGACCGAGCTCTCCACAGGAACAGTCGAACGTCCTCAGGCTAAAAGGCCCGCTGCTCAGAATGAAGAAGATAAGACAACAAGAGAGCCAGAATCAGTGTTTGAACCGAAGAGCAGTCTCTACACCAGAAAACAAAGTCTAAATACTCAGTTAATGTCAGGAAATCAGAAGAGACAAGATGCTGTGGGATGTCAGTTTGAAGAACCTCCTCCACCCTCACAGGGTTTGAATAGAGAGGATGTGAATGCAAAAGAAGACAACACACCGTCTTTTCGGAGAGATGATAAGTTATCCATTCAGGACAGCTCTGTTTCTGGTTCTCATGGAGCTGAGCAAACTGCAAGCTCATCCACATCTGGATCCCCCGTCAGGACAGGTCACGTCTCACATGTCCATCTCACCCTGTCCCCGAAAGCCACGGATCACAACTTGGCGATCGCTGTGCACTCAAGTCATGCTGATGCTGTTGCGGGGATGCCACGTAGAGAATTTGTTCCGCTCAGACACTCTCCATCTGCTGCCAGCAGTCCGGACGAAGGCGTTGGTTTGTCCAGTCCACCAGAGTGGTACGAGACCCCAGAGCCAAAAAGACAGCAGGGGCACGAAAGAGTGGGCGCCTCATCCctgtttaaagctgctgtacCTCCGGGGAGAAAGGCCTCCACATCCAAAAAAACCTTTACACCATGTTACAGAGCTGAAGCTTCTCAAAGACCCTTAACCACTGAATCACCAG CAGTGCCTGTCCTGCTGCCATATAAACCCCGGGGCAGCAAGGAGCTCTTCTACGTCCCTCAAGCAGAAGCTGACGTCTCCTCTACAGGCCCTTCGGACACCACCATGGAGAGCTCACACACAG GCTCGGACGACGCTGTGCCCCCACGCTTCAGCAGTGAGGTCCTCGGGCACCAGGACCCGGGGTTGGACCGTGGAGTCAccatcagacacacagaggggaTCTACAGCAAGAGGTTGAAAACAGCCACCTTCAAAATGCAAGCACCTGGACACAGAG GCGCCTCTGTGATAGCGGACAAAAGTTCACAAACAAGTCTGAGCCAAACTCCAAAGACGTCTTCTCAAGTATCCCTTGCCTTTACCAGAGTGCCTTTATCGAGCAACCAAGAATCCTCCAAGAGAGACCGTGGGACCAGCCCACTGCAGTTTCTTCATTATAATCAACCAGAGCCAAGTCGTGACAGATTTCAGCCAGTTCATGAGGAAGTGGATGAAGATGATGCGAGCCATCACCTGGACCAAAGCCCTGACCCTCAGCAAGGAGGAGAGCGTGACCAGCAGAGGAGGGACCCCGACGTCCCTCACCCTGCTTCCCAGCAGAGCAACAGCAGTCTGGACGAGCTGTGGCAGAAGTTCTGCGATCGGTGGACCATCGAAGAGTCCCGTTCAACAAGAGAGGCATCGCTGCTGGAGCGGCTAGAGCGCCTGTCTCGTCTTATTCAAAACACAAGGGGCACCGATATGTCAGAATCACAGGACGAGGAATATCATGATCCTTACAGCACAAAACCGAGgcgaggaaggagaggagaggatgctACAAGGGAAGAGAAAAGGCGGGATGTCAGAGAGGGTAAAAAGAGTTTACATGCTGAGGCCGGAGAGTGGAAAGTCAGAGGAAGTAGAAAATTTGATGAAGAACCTCCCGCTGCTCGTCAGGCCTGGACGCAGAGAACACCTGAACCTTTAGACCAGGACAGTCGCACCTCCAGCCTCTCCCACAGCTCCTCCCAGAGTCAGCACCTCTGTCCCGCAGACAGAGACGAGTCAGAGACTTTGTCCACCTTATCCGGCTCCATGTCCACCGTCGACACGGCCCGCTTGATCCGAGTCTTCGGCGCCCACAGAGTCCAGCACCTGAAAACCAGCTCCAGCCTCAGTAAACTTTACGACACGATCAACAAGCAGAAAGATgggagggagcagaggagagggagaaacaaagAATCTCTGTCCATCATCACACCATCAGAGACCATCGGCACTGATGAAGCCTCA GTTGCTGCTGATTCTGCATCTTCAACCAGCACTTCCTCCCTCCCACTGCATCGTGGACCCACCAAGACTCTGGCAGCGAAGAAGGCCGTTAAACTGGTCAGCAAAGGCATCCAGACAG gTGACCTGGAGATTGTTAGTAACGGGACTCGACGCCACACCAGAGATGTTGGAACCACGTTCCCCTCGCCTCGTGAAACCAGAGCTTCGAGGCAGAtttcatcttcctccacaggtgtagagagaggaagaggagggcgGAGGAGCCCCTCTAAAATTCAGTCctcagaaaagcagagaaagagcAAGCGGAGCCCATCTAAGCCTTACCCTGAAG gcGTTTCTTGGTTCATCTCTGCTGACGACGTGAGATCGGAGGCAAGGAAGGAAAACcagcaagaggaggaagagtcgACGTGGAGGCCGAGCACCGCCTGGTTTGAACCGTATAGCAGAACACACCCGTGGAGAGAACCgctcagacagagacagtctAACTTCATACATCGTGCTGAACCTGATCCAGAtctgagaacaaaaacaatgtccTCTGGTCTGTCACGCGTCTCTCTccag GAGGCTTTGGAGATGCGCCGTCCAGAGTTCATCTCTCGGTCCACACAGAGGGTGAAGCGTCTGgctctgcaggtggaggagaggaagctaCAGGCCGTCTTCACCAGAGAGAGACACGATCTCTTCAACCAGCACGGAGGACCGGGGAGGCTGCTGAGGCCTGCAG GCACTGCTCTGCTCAGGAGAGCTGTTCCCAGGAAGGAGATGATCCAGAGATCCAAACT GATCTATGAGAAGCTTCcggaggtgcagaggaggagagaggaggaacgAAGGAAAACAGAGTACAGATCTTACCGGCTGAACGCCCAACTCTACAACAAG agAATCACCAACCGTGTCCTGGGCAGACAAACAGCATGGCAGTGA